A DNA window from Hymenobacter aquaticus contains the following coding sequences:
- the accD gene encoding acetyl-CoA carboxylase, carboxyltransferase subunit beta: MSWFKRVEKGIVTPTEQKKETPDGLWYKCPECKTVASMAEHKRLLYTCAKCNHHDRVDSAEYFEILFDHNQFVELDENLTSGDPLHFVDTKAYPQRLAATQKSSGLKDAVRTAHGQLNGLELVVACMDFKFIGGSMGSVVGEKIARAIDYARQHRIPFLMISKSGGARMMEAGYSLMQMAKTSAKLALLSEAGIPYISMLTDPTTGGVTASFAMLGDFNIAEPGALIGFAGPRVIKETIGKDLPKDFQSSEFVLEHGFLDFIVDRKQLKQRLTDLLTMLRPAEVAVPQPQPTLR, encoded by the coding sequence ATGTCTTGGTTTAAGCGCGTAGAGAAAGGCATCGTCACCCCGACGGAGCAGAAGAAGGAGACGCCCGACGGCCTGTGGTATAAGTGCCCCGAGTGTAAAACGGTGGCCAGCATGGCCGAGCACAAGCGGCTGCTGTACACCTGCGCCAAGTGCAACCACCACGACCGGGTCGACTCGGCCGAGTACTTCGAAATCCTGTTCGACCACAACCAGTTCGTGGAGCTGGACGAGAACCTGACTTCCGGCGACCCGCTGCACTTCGTCGATACCAAAGCGTATCCGCAGCGCCTGGCCGCCACCCAGAAAAGCAGCGGCCTGAAAGACGCCGTGCGCACGGCCCACGGCCAGCTCAACGGCCTGGAGCTGGTGGTAGCCTGCATGGACTTCAAATTTATCGGGGGCTCGATGGGCTCGGTGGTCGGCGAGAAGATTGCCCGCGCCATCGACTACGCCCGCCAGCACCGCATCCCGTTCCTGATGATTTCCAAGTCGGGCGGGGCGCGCATGATGGAAGCCGGCTACTCGCTGATGCAGATGGCCAAGACCTCGGCCAAGCTGGCCCTGCTTTCCGAAGCCGGTATTCCCTACATTTCGATGCTGACCGACCCGACCACGGGCGGCGTAACGGCCTCCTTCGCCATGCTCGGCGACTTCAATATTGCCGAGCCCGGCGCCCTGATCGGCTTTGCCGGTCCCCGGGTTATCAAGGAAACCATCGGCAAGGACCTGCCCAAGGATTTCCAGAGCTCCGAGTTTGTACTGGAGCATGGCTTCCTGGATTTCATCGTGGACCGTAAGCAGCTCAAGCAGCGCCTCACCGATTTGCTCACCATGCTGCGCCCCGCAGAAGTAGCTGTGCCTCAGCCCCAGCCGACGCTGCGCTAA